The following coding sequences lie in one Montipora foliosa isolate CH-2021 chromosome 11, ASM3666993v2, whole genome shotgun sequence genomic window:
- the LOC137975362 gene encoding SET and MYND domain-containing protein 4-like, whose product MSSSSLSDESFHLSKWSGCNPDGEYLGDYSSVFSLVTNTDLQPVKILMSHALHCALLAEFLGGVMVRDDVGELQRTTKCDDCTQNRLSHSQEQGNQTVEQCYNGGNFQKLFCTNLQQELESSNETGEGPSCLAADVIGCLLFHHSQQMCCNVHAVTAIVPANDSKSNPKLPTSKEKVVTREQKRIATAVYSTASLLNHACDPDVIVSFVGGHLVVRATHNISKGSEISHCYGPHVSRMGREDRQKLLYQQYFFTCQCTACKSDEEMENKRLCFSAFACPKCKSAMKLSSVSDDITGSCQNRECSYKKSMLEECRLAHEAELLFVKGVRLSERVGVKEALDVFMECLRRRKMLLHTYHKDLAETHDAIARCYAMMGDFKKAAHYCSQSSESVGKAFGSSSVEYAHELHKLSQLLFNDRQVKKALSTIDKATSLLVQHYGRSNPDVKELNEMKRCLIAVGGPTRSISS is encoded by the exons ATGTCCTCGTCATCCCTGTCTGATGAAAGTTTTCATCTAAGCAAATGGTCAGGATGCAACCCAGATGGAGAATATTTAG GTGATTATAGCTCTGTCTTCAGCTTGGTGACCAACACTGATTTGCAGCCTGTCAAAATACTGATGTCTCATGCACTG CATTGTGCATTACTGGCTGAGTTTCTTGGTGGTGTTATGGTTAGAGATGATGTTGGTGAATTGCAAAGGACTACAAAATGTGATGACTGCACCCAAAACAGGCTATCTCATTCACAAGAACAGGGAAACCAAACAGTTGAACAGTGCTACAATGGTGGTAATTTTCAGAAATTGTTTTGCACAAACTTGCAACAAGAACTTGAAAGTAGCAATGAAACTGGTGAAGGTCCAAGCTGTCTTGCAGCAGATGTGATTGGCTGTCTGTTGTTTCATCATTCTCAGCAAATGTGTTGTAATGTTCATGCAGTCACAGCAATAGTGCCTGCTAATGACAGCAAGTCAAATCCAAAACTTCCTACATCTAAGGAGAAAGTTGTAACACGGGAACAGAAGAGGATAGCCACAGCTGTGTATTCCACTGCGAGCCTGTTGAATCATGCTTGTGATCCAGATGTTATAGTGAG CTTTGTTGGTGGCCATCTGGTTGTGAGGGCAACACATAATATTTCCAAAGGATCAGAAATATCTCATTGCTATG GCCCACATGTGAGTCGCATGGGTCGGGAGGATCGTCAAAAGCTCCTGTACCAGCAGTACTTCTTTACTTGTCAGTGCACTGCGTGTAAGAG TGATGAAGAAATGGAAAACAAGAGACTCTGCTTCTCTGCATTTGCCTGTCCAAAGTGCAAGTCTGCAATGAAACTGTCATCAGTAAGTGATGACATCACAGGAAGCTGTCAAAACCGTGAATGCAGTTACAAGAAGAGTATGTTAGAAGAGTGCAGACTGGCACATGAAGCCGAGCTTCTCTTCGTGAAAGGGGTTCGCCTTTCCGAGAGAGTAGGAGTCAAAGAGGCTCTTGATGTGTTCATGGAATGTCTGCGGCGGCGTAAAATGCTGCTCCACACGTACCATAAAGATCTGGCAGAGACGCATGATGCTATAGCTAG GTGTTATGCTATGATGGGAGATTTTAAAAAGGCAGCACATTACTGTTCTCAAAGCTCTGAATCAGTCGGGAAGGCTTTTGGTTCATCGAGTGTGGAATATGCACATGAACTTCACAAGCTATCACAACTGCTGTTTAATGACAGACAAGTTAAGAAAGCACTTTCCACGATTGACAAAGCCACAAGTCTTCTGGTGCAACATTACGGTCGCAGCAATCCAGATGTAAAGGAACTAAATGAGATGAAACGCTGTTTGATAGCTGTCGGCGGCCCCACCAGGTCCATCAGCTCGTGa